In Monomorium pharaonis isolate MP-MQ-018 chromosome 3, ASM1337386v2, whole genome shotgun sequence, a genomic segment contains:
- the LOC114254345 gene encoding uncharacterized protein LOC114254345: MDSERENDKKTSHFVGVLGMIPPNPGNILDIKNSIRKDIENPKEIIVEAKNRTKQDKSIPHSGNNFSRLILDTETEYDEYEEDENLVQWQLPKMRKLPTLSSILREWSMTQVSVVAHILHKNSIKVKNNYIVQFSLIF, from the exons ATGGATTCTGAAAGAGAAAATGATAAGAAAACATCGCATTTTGTTGGTGTCCTTGGTATGATTCCTCCCAATCCTGGAAATATCCTTGATATAAA AAATTCTATTCGGAAAGATATTGAAAACCCAAAGGAAATAATTGTTGAGGCAAAAAACAGAACTAAACAAGACAAATCGATACCACATTCCGGAAACAATTTTTCGCGTCTCATTTTGGATACTGAAACCGAATATGATGAATATGAAGAAGATGAAAATCTTGTCCAATGGCAATTACCAAAGATGAGAAAACTACCAACACTCTCATCAATA TTACGTGAATGGAGTATGACACAG GTATCAGTTGTTGcgcatattttacataaaaattctattaaagtaaagaataattaCATCGTCCAATTTAGcctaattttttag
- the LOC114254343 gene encoding uncharacterized protein LOC114254343, translated as MRVAIRRRRPSALRRRAAPISSEYSRDPYLRLRLLSDRQQQQQQQQQQQRSVATCDRSTEYRCAHPEVHESCIFSRVENAAVFRDVTVKLYVWTAVLVSKVVSPSSRLASLRSWIRSTIDAHALSMMSPSFVLRSPRLSVYIPLYFSLTQDR; from the exons ATGCGTGTCGCTATACGTCGCCGACGACCTTCGGCGCTTCGTCGCCGCGCGGCTCCAATATCGAGCGAATACTCGCGGGATCCTTATCTGCGGCTGCGACTTTTGTCGGACcgacagcagcagcagcagcagcagcagcaacagcagcg TAGCGTAGCTACGTGCGATCGTAGTACAGAGTACAGGTGCGCGCACCCCGAGGTGCACGAGAGTTGTATTTTTTCGAGAGTTGAGAACGCTGCCGTATTTCGAGATGTCACAGTAAAACTATACGTTTGGACGGCTGTACTCGTATCAAAAGTCGT ATCTCCATCATCGCGCCTTGCGTCACTACGGTCATGGATCAGGTCCACCATTGATGCGCATGCGTTGTCGATGATGTCACCGTCATTCGTATTGCGTTCTCCACGTTTGTCTGTGTATATTCCATTGTATTTCTCATTGACGCAGGACCGCTAA
- the LOC105839506 gene encoding fatty acyl-CoA reductase 1: protein MERNTEDVYIPAFYASRSILITGGTGFIGKALIEKLLRSCPDVAEIFVLIRPKKGLNINDRLKKTLSNKLFDVLRSKQPSCFDKIIPITGNVAAENLGLIPSEQRMLIERVSIIFHIAASVRFDEGLKEAIFNNTRSTRNICILAQNMKNLVVLLHVSSTYTQIDKPIVQEILYPMEYDWQKMIKIAETIDDYSLKTLTAKCLETMPNTYIFSKRLAEQVISDYSKSLSCIIFRPSIVISSSQEPVEGWIDNFNGPVGMLIGGAKGILRVVLADKNIVADFMPVDAAVKALLIAAWKRGIRTEDKMIDVYNCSSNKIKAIDVGNIVRLGFNITKNFPFENIIWKPSTTITKSYSIYYTLVMLLHIFPALFLDAIMKLFGVRPILLNLQRKIYVTNSALSYFLLNEWTFYNEKLLSILDNLSADNKKEFEYPYKIIDVYDYFKSGVIGSKCYLLNEKIDQPALEAAKRHSKRMELADTIVKTLFVVMVLCILYYKNIFSYIINIF, encoded by the exons ATGGAAAGAAATACTGAAGATGTGTATATTCCGGCTTTTTATGCCAGCCGCTCTATATTAATAACCGGAGGCACTGGTTTCATAGGAAAAGCACTCATTGAAAAGCTGCTGCGATCATGTCCTGATGTGGCAGAAATATTTGTGCTAATACGACCAAAAAAAGGATTAAACATCAACGATAGACTTAAGAAAACGTTAAGTAACAAG CTCTTTGATGTACTCCGAAGCAAGCAACCATCttgttttgataaaattattcctATAACTGGAAATGTAGCTGCTGAAAACTTAGGGTTGATACCCTCCGAACAAAGAATGTTAATTGAAAGGGTATCTATTATATTCCACATTGCAGCTAGTGTCAGATTTGACGAAGGACTCAAAGAAGCAATTTTCAATAACACTAGATCAACGagaaatatttgcattttagCTCAAAATATGAAGAATTTAGTA GTTCTTTTGCACGTATCGTCAACATACACACAAATTGACAAACCTATAGTACAGGAAATTCTATATCCCATGGAATATGATTGGcagaaaatgattaaaattgcTGAGACCATTGAcgattattctttaaaaacattaacgGCAAA aTGTTTAGAAACGATGCCAAATACCTATATCTTTAGCAAAAGATTAGCCGAGCAAGTAATAAGTGATTATTCCAAATCACTGTCTTGCATAATCTTTAGGCCTTCAATAG TAATATCGAGTTCGCAAGAACCTGTAGAGGGCTggattgataattttaatggaCCTGTTGGCATGTTGATTGGCGGGGCCAAAGGAATATTACGTGTCGTGTTAGCTGACAAAAATATTGTGGCAGATTTTATGCCAGTTGACGCAGCTGTCAAAGCACTTTTAATTGCAGCATGGAAACGTGGTATCAGAAC tgaggacaaaatgattgatGTCTATAATTGctcatcaaataaaataaaagcaatagACGTAGGCAATATCGTTCGTTTAGGTTTTAACATAACAAAGAATTTTCCATTTGAAAACATAATTTGGAAGCCTTCAACCACAATAACAAAAAGTTATTcgatttattatacattggTGATgttattgcatatttttccGGCATTATTTTTAGATGCAATTATGAAGCTGTTCGGTGTACGTCCAAT ATTGCTCAatttgcaaagaaaaatttatgtgacCAACAGCGCGTTATCGTACTTCTTGCTAAATGAATGGacattttataatgaaaaactTTTAAGTATTCTGGATAATCTAAGTGCCGATAATAAAAAGGAGTTCGAATATCCATACAAAATTATCGATGTTTATGATTACTTTAA AAGTGGAGTAATTGGGTCAAAGTGTTACCTTTTAAATGAAAAGATAGATCAACCAGCACTAGAAGCAGCCAAACGACATTCCAAAAG AATGGAACTTGCTGATACTATTGTTAAGACACTATTCGTTGTGATGGTACTATGCATCCTTTATTATAAGaacatattttcttatattataaacattttttaa